TGCTGTCATCGACAATGTCAGCGAATTGCCTTTGATTGGTGACCGCCTGGCTGACACCTTTGATCCTTTATTTGTCACGTTAAGCAATTTACAAGAAGAACTACAGACCCAAATCAGTAATGCATTTAGCGATTCTGAATTAGATCCGACTTCCAGTCTGCTGGAGTTGTACGAATCGAGCTTATTTCGCGTGCTTGGTCCAGATGGGTTAGACATCCTGCAGGATGGTTCGGACCCGGATAATAAAATTGAAGTTTCTGATATCGTCCGTACCTCCGGTGTTGATACCACCGACGAGGGATTGGAACTTGAAACTACAGATTGGGTCCAATGGGATGTGCATCTGGGGCAAGAGTTCTCGGTTGATCTGCCTTTTGAGATTGGTTTTGATGTCGGGAATTTGCTCAATTCCGATTTGTTCTCTAACCTTGGGCTGCAAATTGATGCCAGTGAAGGAGTGCGTGCAGATGTTTTTTGGGATCTGCGTCTAGGGTTTGGGGTCACTTTGGGAAATGTGACAACGGAAGTTGATACCGGCTTTTTTGTCAATAGTGGCGCCGTTGATCTGTTTGGAGATGGTGTAGAAGAATTCCGAGCCGGAATCGACGTGTATTCGGCGCCCCCGAAAGACGCGTTTGGACAAGACATCCTTTCAGATGAAGCTGGGATTTCCGGTGATATTGCCTTGGGGCTGGTCAATGGACATGTTGAAGACGGCACTGTCGCCCGGGCACAGGTTTCGGCAGGTGGTGAAGCCGTTCTCGCCACTGATACGATCAGTTCATTGAACTATGACACAGAGTTCACGCTCACTCTCCAAAAAGAAAATGGAACCACCGAATCAAAGCTCATACAACATGCTGTTAACGGTGGTGAAACTTTTGCCGAATTTCTGGCCAATTTAAATCTCGATCTACTTGGTGCGTTTGGCCCGTTGCCTGAAGTCATTGCCTCGGCAGATTTCTCAGGTATCAACGGATTATTTGATCAGGAAGAAGGACAAGGCGGGCCTTCGCTAATCTTCACAGCCACGTCACCAGAGATTCAATCGATGACGATTGAATTTGCCACTCCACCGAACGACGTGGAAATTGGCACTCCCAGCAACACACTCGGATTTCTGCAAACGCAGTTTGAAGACGGTCGGTCGCAGGCCATTGGATTTACCGGCAACGAATCCATGTCAGGCAACGTGTTAAGCGCAGAAACCTTGGCCCCGGCTGATGGCATGATCGCTGAGGACATTGACTTTACATTGCTCGTGAACGGCACAAAAGTTCCGATCATCCTCCGCACGACCCTTGCGGAAGGAGAAGTAGAGAGTCTCGAAGATTTGCAGGCGTCGCTGGCTGAAAGGTTGAGCGATTCACTCTCGCAAGCGGGAATCCTTCCCCAGGACTTTGGACTCCCTCCAGACAGTGAAGTTATCGAACTCAGGCTGACCGGCGATACATTCGAATTCGTCTCCAATGCTCCTGGAGTGACTCTCTCTGTTCACGCAGACGGGCTCGAGAAATCGCGGCTTTCTGTGGTCTTCACTGTTGATATCGTAAATCCGGATGAAAACTTTGATCCGGACCCCGATCCTGTTGACGGTGATCAGTCGACACGGGACCGACTGACGTTTCAGCAGATAAACGAAAAAATCAACGATAACAGAGTCTTCGACGTGTTTACACCTGAATTGAAGGCAACGGGAGAAGCTCGATTTCATGTCAGTACCGATACCGATGATCTCAGCGGTTACGCAGAGCAGTCACTAGGCCTGACTGGTGGTTCGCTCGGATTGCCGGAAGTCGCATTCGACCTCAAAGTGGATGCATCTACCAGCCTGACATACGACCAGGATTCGGGCTTCGAAAGCGATGCGAGCATCGAAAGCCTGATCTTTGACAACATCACCCTTGACATTGGCTCCTTATTAGCGACTGTGGCTGCTCCCGTTGCCAACGTGGCGGGAACGACACTGGGGCCGGTCTTCGGTGTGTTGGGTGATGGTGTCGGAGCGGCGGGTGGATTTCTCAATTCACCGATTCCGCTGCTGAATATCATCGGCCCCGCCATGGGATTTGGCACACCGAGTATTCTTGACCTTTCGGGTAACACAGAGAATCTGAACAAGTTCTTCAACGCGACCGAAGGCCTGTTCAATTTCGGTAGTCAGATGAGTTCCTTCCTTTCCACTTACGATGGTCGCCCTATCAGTTTTGGCGGGCTAGAGTACGATTTCGATCTCGAAATACTCGTCCCTACCGAATTAGCGAGCATGGTCGATTCGATTGACGTGGATGAATTTCTGGCATTGCCCGATGCTGATTATGACCAGGGCGGATTTTCATACGATATTTTTGAGCCAGAATCAATCACCAACATGATTCTAGGAAACCCATTCGATATCGTCAGCTTCGTCCTGCCGAGTGCTGATTTGAGTCTGGGGGGAGATTTCGGTTTTGACTTCAAGGCACTGAATTTCAATCTCCATGCGAATGCAAATCTGCATTTGGGGGAACTGGCATTTGTTTACGATTCCACAGGACTCGAACAAATAGTAAGCGCAGCACGCGCTGGGGTGAATCCTGACTATCGCGATCTCCTGGATGGATTTTATATCGGCAATGAGGAAGGCGATGGTAAAGAACTTTCACTGACGATTGACGTTGGCGGAGGTGGTGGGGTGGATATTGAAGTATTCTTCGCCAACGCGTTAGCAAATCTGGGCGGCGAGGTCTTCTTTGATCTACAAGACCCCAACAATGACGGCCAATTACGGCTCAACGAGATTTTCGAAGTCACAGATGGATTCTCGAATCCACAGAAGATCATCAATTTATTCGATGCGGGTGTCGACATCGAAGGCAACTTTGATTTTGCGGGTGGCTTTCGCATCTTTTTGCTACTTAAGACAATCACACAGAGTGTTTCGCTCGGTGGAGTGGGAATTCCAGACAACTTTGACATCAGTTTGTCTCTCAGCGATATCCTGGGATATTCCGTTGATGAAACTCAAACTGCCGAGCCCCCTGCCCTGGCGACCGAAGTCATTGAAAATGGCGAACGTGTGTTGCGAATCAACACTGGCTCATTTGCTACCGACCGTATTTACGGTGACACAGATGACTCTGGTGGCATCACGGTTAGCGGCAACGATGGCAGTATTATCGTCACGGTTAACGTGCCAGGCGAAGGGGAAGTGGTCGAGACTTTCTCGAACAACTTTGATCGTGTTTTGATTGTCGGAACAGAAGCCGACGACAACATAGATTTTTCGGGTCTGAGTAACGTAGCCGTCGAAGTACATGCGCTCGGTGGTAACGACACGATCAAAACCGGCGGTGGAAATGATCTCATCTTCACTGGTACGGGAAATGACACCGTCTACGCGGGCACAGGGGATGACATCGTCCTGGGTGAAGATGGTGACGACACAATTTTTGGCGAAACAGGCGCTGATGTTATCGATGGTGGTCACGGTAATGACACGATTAATAGCGGCTCGGGTAACGACTTCATCACCGGCGGGTGGGATGACGACCTGTTGATCAGCGTCGCGGGGATTGACCAGGTTTTTGGAGATCGGGGTGAGGATACCATTCAAATTGACCACCGGTCTCAAGCCACTATTGATGGTGGACGTGGCTTCAACACATTATTGATCAATGATGCTCAGAACGATTTCAATAGCGATCGTCCACTTACCGCGACTCTCACTGCGAATACATTCGACGTCATCGGTGGCAGCACATCGACTTATTCAGATATCGACTTCGTTGACGTTTCGCTCGGATCTCTCGCTGACGTCTTGACGATTCATTCTACCTCATCATCGGTCCGAGTCGATGGAATTGTCGGCCTCACCGAATCCGATTCCCTGATCATCGATCGCACACACGACACAGTCGATAGAAATGGCGTACTCACAGGCGATACGATCACTGGCCTGGGACTCCATGATATCACTTATACCAACATTGAAAACCTCGCGATCAACCTTGGTAGCGGTTCTGACCATTTTACTGTCGAAAGTACTTCCGAATTAACGGCTACCACAATCAATAGCGGTTCAGGCGATGATACGATCACACTCAAATCAGTCGGCAGCACAAAGCTAACTCAGATCATCGGTAATGATGGAAGCGATGAAGCGATTCTACTCATTCCAGATAATCCATCAGAATTTGGGCAACTCGGCGTCGGCGTCGAACGGCTGGTGATTGACAATTCCACTGCGGGTGACTCGGTCTCTTGGGAATACAGCGATGGTCGAATTCAGGCAAATGGTAATCCCATTGTTGACGCCCTTGGGGCGGAGCTGGTTGTTTTCACTGCTGGCCTGGGCGGAGCCGATTCGCTGGTCGTGGAAGACAACGTTGACAATCCGCAGTTCATCACAATCAAAAACGATCAGGTTCAAATTCTGGAAGGGATCAACCTGCTTCAACAAAACGCAGCTCAGAATTTTTCGTTTGACACCACACAATTTCCAACTTCCGCACAAGGTATTGCAGGAGCCCGGGGGATCATCGATAGCCCAGATGGAAATCACGTCTATGTTACAGGTGGTTCACACATCGCAGTTTATCGACGGCAACTGGATGTCAACGGTAACAGAACTCAAAACCTGGAGTTCATCCAGGTTCTCGTCGACGGGATTAACGGTGTTGATGGACTCCATGGGGCGCAGGATGTGGTCGTCAGCCCGGACGGACGCCACGTCTATGTTGCAAGTTTCAACGACCAGAAGATTGCCATTTTTGAACGCGTTTCAGAAACCGGTCGGCTGATGTATAGAAGTCGGCTACACATGCCCGGTCAATCATTTACCGGCATTACCATGGGACTCAATTCGCGGGTTTATGCGATTGCTGGCGGGTTCTTGACTTGGTTCGAACGCGACCCCACAGACGGTCAGATCAGGGTTGGGGGGCTCCAAGTCCCCGGGGGCACGCTTACTGACATTACCGTCACGCCTGACGGTGGCGAAGTGTACGTGACGACACAAAATGGTATTCACCGTTACGACGTCCACTTGAACGGCCATATCCTCGTCGATTCACAATTAACCCCCGGCGAGAGCTTATTCCTGGGTCAGTCAATTTACTCTCCGAACGGTGCTGTACGGCTTACTCTGCAACATGATGGAAACCTGGTGCTGCATGACGTGAGTTTCCCTGCTCCCCGGTTACTATGGCAGCTCGTCACGCAAAATACGGGTGTTGTGCGCGCCACGATGCAGACAGACGGGAACTTTGTGCTCTATAGAGCCGATGGTTTCGCCGTCTGGGATTCCCAAACGGCGGGTCATAATGGACTTCGTGCGGTTGTCGAAGACGATGGAATCTTCAAGTTTCGTAACCCAGCCAATGTGGAGATCGTATCTGCTCGTGGTCGTTTAGGCCAGGAGTATTCATTTGCCGACAGGGCCGACAGTTTTCCTTACAAATCGGTGACTGCAACAAACCAATATGTGTATGTCGGAACGTCCACAGGAATTCGCCGCTACGATCGCAATTTGAATTTAATCAATACTAAATTTAGCGTACGAGGAACAGACGTTAGCACACTTGATATTCACGAGCCTTCCGGAACCCTGGTAGCCGGTTTCGACACTCGAACGACGCGGCCAATTGGAACTGATCAATTGATTGGCAACCAGGATTTACATCTGGGGCAGTCGATCTACTCTCCGAACGGTGCTGTGCGACTCACCTTGCAACCCGATGGGAACCTGGTGATCTATAATCTGAGAGACACCACTGGAAACCCGTTAATCTGGAGTCTCGGAACACAGGGCAGCGGCGCTGCTTTCCTCAGGATGCAGACGGACGGGAACCTTGTCCTCTATAGAGCTGGCGGCGCCTCCGTAGTTTGGAATGCCGGTACTTTCAATAGTGGTGCGGTACGTGCAAACATACAAGACGACGGAAACTTCGTACTGTATCGATCGAACAATACGATAGCCTGGGTAACGAATAGCGTGATTCCCCCAGCACCATATGAACCTCTCATTCCTGCTGAGATTCAAGTGTTCGACGGGGCGCTCAACCCAAGCATATTCAATCGTTCTGATCCTGGGGGAATTAACGGACCGACCACAATTCAAGACATCACTATGACAAGCGACGGCGTCAGCTACAGCATCGATCCTTCTCTCGCTTCGCTCTATGTGAATCACGCTCCTAACTCTGGTGACACTCTTAGAGAGGGACAGCCCCAAAATCAAAGTCTGTATAAAGCAGGCGAAGCGGACGCCAAAACTGTCGTTTTTGGAAACACGGCTTACACGCTCAGTTCAAAATTGGGCACGCTAACGATTACTGATGCCAACACCGGTGCGAACAGAGGACGTGTGATTATTTCCGGCATTCTGACCGCGGGATCAATTGCAGTCTCCGATAACGGGCAATTTCTCTACATCACGAATCCCACCGAAGACTCGTTGCTGATCTATAACCTGGATTCCGCCGGTAACGTCAGCGGGGCTCCGCGTATCCTGGCTGATGGTGTCAGTGGTGTCGACGGTTTGGACGGCGTGAACCAAATCGAAATCGTCGGCGATCGTCTCTTCGTTTCCAGTCCGGTGGAAAATACACTGGCGATCTATTCTGGTGCCAATAGTGGCGCGCTAACATTTCACTCGAAAACATCCACTGGTCTAAACGGACCGACTCATATAACAACCTCAGCCGATGGCTTACATGTTTATGTTTCCAGTGAGCACAATCACATTTTGGCAATGTTCCAAGTCGCAGGCAACTCGCTAGTGCCCGTGCAGTTCATCACCAACGGCGTCGATGACATTGTCAACATGGGTAGCCCGCAAACTTCCATTTTGACCCATGACGAGCGGTTCCTGTACGTAGGTAGTGGAGACGACTCGATCGCAATTTTTGCACGAGATACGGCCACCGGTCAGCTGACGTTCGTCGATTCGATTCGCAACGGCGTGAAGGGCATTCAAGGTCTCGACGGTTTGAGTTCGCTGGCACTGAGTGGTGACGACGACTATCTGTTTGCTGCAGGTGCTGACGCAGACACAATCGCAGTTTTCACCCGCGATACCGGTACCGGTAAAATTCGTTTTGTGCAGCGCGTACGTAATGGATCAGCGGGCGTCATTGGTCTCAATAATCCGACGGATCTGAGCATAGTCGGTAACCAGCTTCTGATAACGACTGGAGGAGAAGCCGGTCCTCTCAATGAAAATGGTGGTCTGGCCTATCTTCAGATTGACACTTCGCTTCCCAAACCAAACGCATATAGAGCCACATACACGGGTGTTGAAAGCTTGACTGTTCGCTCAGCCGATGCTCCTGATCAGGTAAGTATTCGTGATATCGTGATCGAAACCACCGTCGAAACCAAAGGAGGCAACGACGATGTCGTGATTCACCATGCCCCGGCAGGACTGAGCACGACCGTGAACCTAGGTGCCGATAAAGACAGCGTTGTTCTTCGAGAGAGCGGCGACGGGGCTCAAGTCTATCTCAACGGAGAATCAGGCGACGACACACTGACAGTCTTCTCCGTTGGTAGCGGCACCACAACGGTTTTAGATTCGGGAACAGGAACGAACCTGTTTGTGGTCGATGGTACAACTCTCGGAGCAGCCCTTCAGCTTGATGGGCATGAAAGTGGTATCGATACTCTACAGCTCGACACCAAAGGAATCACTCCCCCCTCAAATCCGAATCGTGTGGACGGTCCTACCAGCGACGATGGTATCCACTTCGAACCGAATGGATCAATCGTCGTGACAGGTGAAAGCTTCGGTATTAACTATACATCCATAAACGAAATAAGTCGGGTCGCTGCACCAACGGCTGCAGTGGATGGTCCCTACTCCATCGTTGAAGGAAATGGACTTTCTCTCGACGCGAGCGGTACGATTGCCCCCGCCCTGGGTGGTTCCGTCTCTTATAGCTGGGACATTAATGGTGATGGTCAGTTTGGTGACGTGATCGGACTTAGTCCTGTAATCAACTGGGCGACACTGATCGAATTTGGAATTGACGACAATGAAACTTATCAGATCGCCGTACAGGCAACCAACTCGGAAGGTTCTGATGAAGCGTTCACAACACTCATAGTGCATAACACCGATCCCATACTTAATTTAGTGGGTGGCAGCTCATCAACGCAGTACGTCTCCTATGTATTAGACCTTTCTGCAACTGACCCTGGCGATGACACAATCAGCGAGTATATGGTTGACTGGGGAGACGGCTCAAGCACCACTTTAACAAACGAAGCAACAACCAGATTGTTACACACCTATACGACAAGTGGAAACTTCACAATCACCGTCAACGCCATCGACGAAGACGGGGGCCCTTACACGGCAACGAACGATGTCAACGTGATCGCCGGACCGCCACCAACACGGACATTGAGCGGTGCTGCCAGCTTGAATGAAA
The sequence above is a segment of the Gimesia algae genome. Coding sequences within it:
- a CDS encoding PKD domain-containing protein; this encodes MVNPTPGGSHFRAKVGPLYTPISKNSLDAVIDNVSELPLIGDRLADTFDPLFVTLSNLQEELQTQISNAFSDSELDPTSSLLELYESSLFRVLGPDGLDILQDGSDPDNKIEVSDIVRTSGVDTTDEGLELETTDWVQWDVHLGQEFSVDLPFEIGFDVGNLLNSDLFSNLGLQIDASEGVRADVFWDLRLGFGVTLGNVTTEVDTGFFVNSGAVDLFGDGVEEFRAGIDVYSAPPKDAFGQDILSDEAGISGDIALGLVNGHVEDGTVARAQVSAGGEAVLATDTISSLNYDTEFTLTLQKENGTTESKLIQHAVNGGETFAEFLANLNLDLLGAFGPLPEVIASADFSGINGLFDQEEGQGGPSLIFTATSPEIQSMTIEFATPPNDVEIGTPSNTLGFLQTQFEDGRSQAIGFTGNESMSGNVLSAETLAPADGMIAEDIDFTLLVNGTKVPIILRTTLAEGEVESLEDLQASLAERLSDSLSQAGILPQDFGLPPDSEVIELRLTGDTFEFVSNAPGVTLSVHADGLEKSRLSVVFTVDIVNPDENFDPDPDPVDGDQSTRDRLTFQQINEKINDNRVFDVFTPELKATGEARFHVSTDTDDLSGYAEQSLGLTGGSLGLPEVAFDLKVDASTSLTYDQDSGFESDASIESLIFDNITLDIGSLLATVAAPVANVAGTTLGPVFGVLGDGVGAAGGFLNSPIPLLNIIGPAMGFGTPSILDLSGNTENLNKFFNATEGLFNFGSQMSSFLSTYDGRPISFGGLEYDFDLEILVPTELASMVDSIDVDEFLALPDADYDQGGFSYDIFEPESITNMILGNPFDIVSFVLPSADLSLGGDFGFDFKALNFNLHANANLHLGELAFVYDSTGLEQIVSAARAGVNPDYRDLLDGFYIGNEEGDGKELSLTIDVGGGGGVDIEVFFANALANLGGEVFFDLQDPNNDGQLRLNEIFEVTDGFSNPQKIINLFDAGVDIEGNFDFAGGFRIFLLLKTITQSVSLGGVGIPDNFDISLSLSDILGYSVDETQTAEPPALATEVIENGERVLRINTGSFATDRIYGDTDDSGGITVSGNDGSIIVTVNVPGEGEVVETFSNNFDRVLIVGTEADDNIDFSGLSNVAVEVHALGGNDTIKTGGGNDLIFTGTGNDTVYAGTGDDIVLGEDGDDTIFGETGADVIDGGHGNDTINSGSGNDFITGGWDDDLLISVAGIDQVFGDRGEDTIQIDHRSQATIDGGRGFNTLLINDAQNDFNSDRPLTATLTANTFDVIGGSTSTYSDIDFVDVSLGSLADVLTIHSTSSSVRVDGIVGLTESDSLIIDRTHDTVDRNGVLTGDTITGLGLHDITYTNIENLAINLGSGSDHFTVESTSELTATTINSGSGDDTITLKSVGSTKLTQIIGNDGSDEAILLIPDNPSEFGQLGVGVERLVIDNSTAGDSVSWEYSDGRIQANGNPIVDALGAELVVFTAGLGGADSLVVEDNVDNPQFITIKNDQVQILEGINLLQQNAAQNFSFDTTQFPTSAQGIAGARGIIDSPDGNHVYVTGGSHIAVYRRQLDVNGNRTQNLEFIQVLVDGINGVDGLHGAQDVVVSPDGRHVYVASFNDQKIAIFERVSETGRLMYRSRLHMPGQSFTGITMGLNSRVYAIAGGFLTWFERDPTDGQIRVGGLQVPGGTLTDITVTPDGGEVYVTTQNGIHRYDVHLNGHILVDSQLTPGESLFLGQSIYSPNGAVRLTLQHDGNLVLHDVSFPAPRLLWQLVTQNTGVVRATMQTDGNFVLYRADGFAVWDSQTAGHNGLRAVVEDDGIFKFRNPANVEIVSARGRLGQEYSFADRADSFPYKSVTATNQYVYVGTSTGIRRYDRNLNLINTKFSVRGTDVSTLDIHEPSGTLVAGFDTRTTRPIGTDQLIGNQDLHLGQSIYSPNGAVRLTLQPDGNLVIYNLRDTTGNPLIWSLGTQGSGAAFLRMQTDGNLVLYRAGGASVVWNAGTFNSGAVRANIQDDGNFVLYRSNNTIAWVTNSVIPPAPYEPLIPAEIQVFDGALNPSIFNRSDPGGINGPTTIQDITMTSDGVSYSIDPSLASLYVNHAPNSGDTLREGQPQNQSLYKAGEADAKTVVFGNTAYTLSSKLGTLTITDANTGANRGRVIISGILTAGSIAVSDNGQFLYITNPTEDSLLIYNLDSAGNVSGAPRILADGVSGVDGLDGVNQIEIVGDRLFVSSPVENTLAIYSGANSGALTFHSKTSTGLNGPTHITTSADGLHVYVSSEHNHILAMFQVAGNSLVPVQFITNGVDDIVNMGSPQTSILTHDERFLYVGSGDDSIAIFARDTATGQLTFVDSIRNGVKGIQGLDGLSSLALSGDDDYLFAAGADADTIAVFTRDTGTGKIRFVQRVRNGSAGVIGLNNPTDLSIVGNQLLITTGGEAGPLNENGGLAYLQIDTSLPKPNAYRATYTGVESLTVRSADAPDQVSIRDIVIETTVETKGGNDDVVIHHAPAGLSTTVNLGADKDSVVLRESGDGAQVYLNGESGDDTLTVFSVGSGTTTVLDSGTGTNLFVVDGTTLGAALQLDGHESGIDTLQLDTKGITPPSNPNRVDGPTSDDGIHFEPNGSIVVTGESFGINYTSINEISRVAAPTAAVDGPYSIVEGNGLSLDASGTIAPALGGSVSYSWDINGDGQFGDVIGLSPVINWATLIEFGIDDNETYQIAVQATNSEGSDEAFTTLIVHNTDPILNLVGGSSSTQYVSYVLDLSATDPGDDTISEYMVDWGDGSSTTLTNEATTRLLHTYTTSGNFTITVNAIDEDGGPYTATNDVNVIAGPPPTRTLSGAASLNESESFALTLTSAGPGTVASWRVNWGDGTTSTLNSASGLLNHLYADDGVYQVSAIVTDSNGATALATNSLSVRVENIAPTVTYSGTSSAVEGSQYSIQNISATDPGVDTINQWIVEWGDGQISLVNPNETNVAHIYLDNGSYTVRVGARDEDGIFVSTNEVTVTVNNVTPTLTLSGDSLVDEGSVYTLNLSDIDPGNDTINEWHIDWGDGTSTNGVPGEIVSGNPASITHVYADGDNQYTITATAVDEDGTHTAGNTVTVNVQDVSPTPTVNGNTWITEGSQIEINLTSNDPGPDLINSWTIDWGDGTTADVLSGDALSAVHTYADDGEYNIVATVNNNDGSFASDPHVVTVFNVAPTITIAGEVQSDSTLPFMLTLGNVVDPGDDTVLEYRVDWDDGSIFPDSDGDGDDDTFETFITNGVIEHTFEDGNGAHLIVVTLVDEDGTFPVAATLLTVNEGSPAPLRLSALTAPENPGDPESSYIIEWGDGTSNTYTNADALPNGDGLLLIDVDHIFDNNGIYSAKVFIKHPNSSDPILVHELPVVVNNVNPVIDNVIIVTSTPQEGAPVQLEVNASVQGSLDVLTYEFDFDNDGVFEISASANTASHIFADNGSFPVGVRVVDSSGGSSSQVISIDVANVDPKINLITESPQINESASFSVTVQATDAAGVFDPLTYEFDFDNDGTFETSNTSGLAEHTYADDGLFIVGIRVSDYDGGSVTTTKEISIENVAPIIVFTGNSTATEGTDYNLQLGDIVDPGNDTVIAYTVLWGDGQTDQFLGSPVSGSFVTHTYLEGPNNHTIQIMLEDEDGTHLVPTEVNVSVQNISPVITRLETNAFELGEVVLTEQTTISADFTDLGILDAHSASIDWGDGSDPELVPVNGLDGAGTLNGNHVYALPGTYTITLTLTDDDGGTTQAEVTAIIAGTGLFNGTLSLVGTNGNDNIHVFRFFHKYVVIGNIFSGFPVRFFNVSDVQKISVVARDGNDHVHISNNVSVPAILRGGNGHDSLIGGSGNDTLLGENGNDYLSGENGDNILVGGDGNDWIRSGRGRDILIGGQGRDDIKGGSEDDILIGGFTSFDTNLDALNAISTEWNSGASYQSRINNLQTGVGSNFIALKANGPDATVFDDGERDTLKGERGRDWFLGDSNDDRIRNRRDEVFTHIDILDLI